Proteins encoded by one window of Myripristis murdjan chromosome 1, fMyrMur1.1, whole genome shotgun sequence:
- the LOC115364348 gene encoding rho GDP-dissociation inhibitor 1-like, which yields MAEDDVTAEQLAAIAAENEESETVNYKPPAQKTLQEIHDLDKDDESLRKYKKALLGSGTCEVDPNMPNVQVTRLTLVCESAPDPLTLDLQGDLEAYKKQSFVLKEGVEYKIKISFKVNREIVSGLKYVQQTFRKGVRIDKSDYMVGSYGPREAEYDFLTSLEEAPKGMLARGTYNIKSKFTDDDKHDHLSWEWNLNIKKDWKD from the exons ATGGCTGAGGACGACGTGACTGCAGAGCAGCTAGCAGCCATCGCCGCAGAGAATGAGGAGAGTGAGACAGTGAACTACAAGCCGCCAGCTCAGAAGACCCTGCAGGAGATCCACGACCTGGACAAAGATGATGAGAGCCTACGCAAGTACAAGAAGGCCCTGCTTGGCAGTGGCACTTGTGAAGTTG ATCCTAATATGCCCAATGTCCAGGTAACCCGGCTCACTCTAGTCTGCGAAAGTGCCCCAGACCCACTGACCCTGGACCTGCAAG GAGACCTAGAGGCCTACAAGAAGCAGTCCTTTGTCCTCAAGGAGGGAGTAGAGTACAAAATAAAGATAAGCTTTAAG GTAAACAGGGAGATTGTTTCAGGTCTGAAATATGTGCAGCAGACATTCAGGAAAGGAGTGAGGA TTGACAAATCAGACTACATGGTAGGCAGCTACGGGCCCCGGGAGGCCGAGTATGACTTCCTGACCTCGCTGGAGGAGGCTCCGAAAGGCATGCTGGCCCGCGGCACCTACAACATCAAGTCCAAGTTTACTGACGACGACAAGCACGACCACCTCTCCTGGGAGTGGAACCTCAACATCAAGAAAGACTGGAAAGACTAA